The following are encoded together in the Flavihumibacter fluvii genome:
- a CDS encoding glycoside hydrolase family 20 zincin-like fold domain-containing protein: MRYFSLAAAIFILYLPGHAQQRNLLYPQPAKISYTTGSLPLNKVSAYLPADPDLAFSLKEFSKAVETLTGRPVKRAPSALTASLKYTIRKKGLILPDTAAFLQQDNREAYTLQVDKTGIAIDANTSTGFYYAIQTLRQLIEKDGSLPFVQVSDSPALPFRGVMMDFAHGGLLKVAEIKQQIDFLAQWKTNQYYFYNEVSIQLDGYAQMNYKQAYSKAEIREIISYGKERHMDVIPFVAFYGHLHDFLKLELYADKAIGRYGHELDPRNAGVGPLLADWIKQYAALFPSPFIHVGFDETWETNRMAIEGDSAVHAPDLWLKHLINVRAELKKYGKKVLAWTDMSKYYPGILSKFPDDEVPVVWEYSPDSAAMYSYLDPVLKSGRKFIIQPAVSGWGHIYPNTKYTYDNIDLCLRVGMKEGTKGFITSVWTDAVEPLVRPSWSFMAYGCISAWQGVSPGRPAFEKGYNKIVFPAAASEVEAATAAMATAVDLLQTCFGKNTGNMPGGTIIESWSNPFDSYYLGITRANTATLKQVRIQCETAEALLIRVLSGGCQADSTFIESLRVSAKLLHYQATRFLWAAVIADRWDNAMLVSKQNNFVFYDISYICHGLIQDVMDELGTLKDDYSAAWSAENLPYRKHTILSRFDVEFGLWQKLLLKVIDYRIKHSADMVAGGSFTDTFQPGF, encoded by the coding sequence ATGCGATATTTTTCCCTTGCAGCTGCGATTTTTATTTTGTACCTGCCCGGCCATGCCCAGCAACGCAATCTATTGTATCCGCAACCTGCAAAGATTTCCTATACCACTGGCAGCCTTCCCCTCAATAAAGTCTCTGCTTATTTGCCTGCCGACCCGGACCTGGCTTTTTCCCTGAAAGAATTCAGCAAAGCAGTTGAAACCCTTACAGGCAGGCCCGTTAAAAGAGCCCCATCCGCGCTGACTGCTTCATTGAAATATACCATCCGGAAGAAAGGGCTTATCCTGCCTGATACTGCGGCATTCCTGCAACAGGATAACAGGGAAGCCTATACGTTGCAGGTTGACAAAACCGGCATAGCTATTGACGCGAACACATCCACCGGGTTTTACTATGCGATCCAGACGCTGCGCCAGCTCATAGAGAAGGATGGCAGCCTGCCCTTTGTGCAGGTCAGCGATAGTCCGGCACTGCCCTTTCGTGGCGTGATGATGGATTTTGCACATGGCGGGCTCTTAAAAGTGGCGGAGATAAAACAACAGATTGATTTCCTGGCGCAATGGAAAACCAACCAGTATTATTTCTACAATGAAGTTAGTATTCAGCTGGATGGATATGCGCAAATGAATTATAAACAGGCTTATTCAAAAGCCGAGATCAGGGAGATCATCTCATATGGCAAAGAAAGGCATATGGATGTTATTCCATTTGTCGCATTCTATGGTCACTTACATGATTTCCTCAAACTGGAGCTTTATGCCGACAAGGCTATTGGCCGTTATGGTCATGAACTGGATCCTCGTAATGCTGGTGTTGGGCCCCTGTTGGCCGATTGGATCAAACAGTATGCAGCGCTTTTCCCCAGTCCGTTCATCCATGTGGGCTTTGATGAAACATGGGAAACAAATCGGATGGCGATCGAAGGCGATTCTGCTGTTCATGCCCCCGACCTCTGGTTGAAACACCTGATCAACGTAAGGGCAGAATTAAAAAAGTATGGAAAGAAAGTATTAGCCTGGACCGATATGAGTAAGTACTATCCGGGCATCTTATCCAAATTCCCCGATGATGAAGTTCCGGTGGTGTGGGAATATTCACCCGACAGTGCTGCGATGTATAGTTACCTGGACCCGGTTTTGAAAAGTGGCCGGAAATTTATTATCCAACCGGCGGTTTCAGGCTGGGGGCATATTTATCCCAATACAAAATACACGTACGATAATATAGACCTATGCCTGCGCGTTGGCATGAAAGAAGGCACAAAAGGATTTATTACTTCTGTATGGACCGATGCCGTCGAACCCCTGGTTCGCCCATCCTGGTCTTTTATGGCCTATGGTTGCATCAGCGCCTGGCAGGGCGTCTCGCCAGGTCGGCCTGCATTCGAAAAAGGCTATAACAAAATTGTTTTTCCGGCTGCGGCAAGTGAAGTGGAAGCGGCAACTGCGGCTATGGCAACCGCTGTTGACCTGCTGCAAACCTGCTTTGGAAAGAATACCGGTAATATGCCTGGCGGCACAATCATTGAGAGCTGGTCGAATCCATTCGATTCCTATTACCTGGGCATCACCCGCGCCAATACTGCAACTTTGAAACAGGTGCGTATACAATGTGAAACTGCTGAAGCATTGCTTATCAGGGTCCTCTCAGGTGGCTGCCAGGCCGATTCCACTTTTATAGAATCCTTGCGCGTGAGTGCGAAACTCCTGCACTATCAGGCTACCAGGTTCCTATGGGCTGCAGTAATCGCCGACCGTTGGGATAATGCCATGCTGGTCAGCAAACAAAATAATTTCGTTTTTTATGACATTTCTTACATCTGCCACGGACTCATCCAGGATGTGATGGATGAATTGGGTACCCTGAAAGATGATTATTCGGCCGCATGGTCTGCTGAAAATTTGCCCTACAGGAAACACACCATACTCAGCCGGTTTGATGTTGAGTTTGGTCTTTGGCAAAAGCTCTTATTGAAAGTGATAGATTATCGTATTAAACATAGTGCTGATATGGTTGCAGGCGGATCGTTTACCGATACTTTCCAGCCCGGGTTTTAA
- a CDS encoding AraC family transcriptional regulator, protein MKPQLHKLVAEPDSSFAYNHMVCTYFDKPWHFHKEYELTVIEKSEGTRFIGDQVSLFQPSDMVLIGPNIPHLYRNNEDYYRKPEIGAKSIDIHFTDDFLGNSFFDVPEMKLVRRLLNRSNLALSIHGSTKEYVREQLYEMQDLPPVKRLMKLLDILIVLSTSKHLTTVLNQEFTVSNNKDAARIDIVFQYILKNFRNEIYIEEIASRLNMSIGAFSRYFKHHTRKTFSNYVTEVRISHACRMLIEDTYSVSEIGYMTGFENQSNFYRHFKKYTGVTPKEYTARFFAKQ, encoded by the coding sequence ATGAAACCACAATTACACAAGCTGGTAGCAGAGCCTGATTCATCTTTTGCATACAACCACATGGTATGCACATATTTCGACAAGCCCTGGCATTTTCACAAGGAATATGAACTCACTGTGATTGAAAAGTCAGAGGGAACCCGTTTTATTGGCGACCAGGTAAGCCTGTTCCAACCCTCTGACATGGTGCTGATCGGGCCAAATATTCCCCACCTTTACCGCAATAATGAAGACTATTACAGGAAACCTGAAATAGGTGCCAAATCAATTGACATACACTTTACCGATGATTTCCTGGGGAATAGCTTTTTCGATGTTCCGGAAATGAAATTGGTGCGGAGGTTATTGAACCGTTCCAACCTGGCATTGTCCATACATGGTTCCACCAAAGAATATGTCCGTGAGCAACTGTATGAAATGCAGGATTTGCCTCCGGTAAAAAGATTAATGAAGCTGCTGGATATTCTGATCGTACTCTCCACCAGTAAACACCTGACCACGGTATTGAACCAGGAGTTCACTGTCAGTAATAACAAAGACGCAGCAAGAATTGATATTGTATTCCAATATATCCTGAAGAACTTCCGCAACGAGATTTATATTGAAGAAATTGCATCCAGGCTCAATATGAGTATTGGGGCCTTCTCACGGTATTTTAAACATCATACCAGGAAAACGTTCTCTAACTATGTAACTGAGGTAAGGATCAGTCACGCCTGCCGCATGTTGATTGAAGACACGTATAGTGTTTCTGAGATCGGGTATATGACCGGCTTTGAAAACCAATCGAATTTTTATCGCCACTTCAAAAAATATACCGGTGTCACGCCAAAAGAATATACGGCCCGCTTTTTTGCAAAGCAATAG
- a CDS encoding fumarylacetoacetate hydrolase family protein: protein MKLLYFRSGISLRLGIQTDQGIFDADRYQQDQSGLLYSDKQIGLDDLPALQAMLDKAGNDPRYLVKESGLTFGPCARRPSKIICIGLNYRKHALESGMAIPTIPVVFTKYANTLVDFGKDVVLGPVGKEFDYEVELGFVIGKTAKNISREHALDYVLGYCVANDLSCRDLQFRTSQWLMGKSLDHFLPLGKHLVTKDEIPDPQALSLLCKVNGEIRQQSSTADMIFSITEIIEDLTRHFTLDPGDLILTGTPEGVAMGMPGKPWLKPGDIVEVAIENLGSTINTMA, encoded by the coding sequence ATGAAACTACTCTACTTCCGATCAGGTATTTCCCTGAGGCTGGGTATCCAGACTGACCAGGGCATCTTTGATGCAGACCGCTACCAGCAAGACCAAAGCGGGTTATTATATTCAGATAAGCAAATTGGTCTTGATGACCTTCCCGCTTTGCAGGCCATGCTTGATAAAGCAGGTAATGATCCGCGTTACCTGGTAAAAGAAAGCGGCCTGACATTTGGTCCCTGTGCCAGGAGACCATCAAAAATCATCTGCATTGGATTGAATTACCGGAAACACGCACTTGAAAGCGGAATGGCCATTCCAACCATTCCGGTAGTGTTTACGAAATATGCGAACACCCTGGTAGATTTCGGGAAGGATGTGGTTTTAGGACCAGTTGGCAAAGAGTTCGATTATGAAGTGGAGCTGGGATTTGTAATTGGTAAAACAGCCAAAAATATCAGCAGGGAGCATGCACTTGATTATGTGCTGGGTTATTGCGTGGCCAATGATTTGTCCTGCCGTGATCTCCAATTTCGCACCAGCCAGTGGCTGATGGGAAAATCCCTCGATCATTTCCTGCCGCTCGGTAAACACCTCGTGACCAAAGATGAGATACCCGACCCCCAGGCCCTTTCCCTGCTATGTAAGGTCAACGGCGAAATCCGCCAGCAGTCAAGCACCGCAGATATGATTTTTTCAATCACTGAAATTATTGAAGACCTCACCAGGCACTTCACGCTCGACCCTGGTGATTTAATCCTGACCGGAACCCCGGAAGGTGTTGCCATGGGTATGCCTGGCAAACCCTGGTTGAAACCTGGCGATATTGTGGAAGTTGCAATTGAAAACCTGGGCAGTACCATTAATACAATGGCCTGA
- a CDS encoding SDR family NAD(P)-dependent oxidoreductase, translating into MANNLGNHTAIVTGAASGIGKAIAFKLLDSGVTVYALDMDEKKLQEYYSGQPGKAVPVGIDVTDEKIVNEVFQDIIQKARKVEILVNCVGITGETNIQSHLVDTANLQKVFNVNFMASFYTSKAILPHMAENKYGRVLHLASIAGKEGNAGMLAYSTSKAAMICMAKVQGKEYAETGITVNALAPAVIRTPLVDMMPEKQVSYMTDKIPMKRCGTLEEAANLALYIVSPANSFTTGFTFDLSGGRATY; encoded by the coding sequence ATGGCAAATAATTTAGGCAACCATACAGCAATCGTAACGGGTGCAGCATCAGGCATTGGTAAGGCAATAGCTTTCAAACTACTGGACAGCGGTGTTACGGTATATGCCCTGGACATGGACGAAAAAAAACTCCAGGAATATTATTCAGGCCAGCCAGGCAAGGCTGTTCCTGTTGGTATTGATGTTACCGACGAGAAAATTGTCAACGAAGTATTCCAGGATATTATCCAAAAAGCCAGGAAGGTTGAAATCCTGGTGAATTGTGTAGGCATTACGGGGGAAACGAATATCCAAAGCCACCTGGTTGATACAGCAAACCTGCAAAAGGTATTCAATGTAAACTTCATGGCCAGTTTCTATACCTCCAAAGCTATATTGCCGCATATGGCAGAGAACAAATATGGAAGGGTGCTTCACCTTGCCTCTATTGCCGGGAAAGAAGGCAATGCCGGGATGCTGGCCTATTCCACGTCGAAGGCAGCGATGATTTGCATGGCGAAAGTGCAGGGCAAGGAATATGCAGAGACCGGGATAACCGTTAATGCACTAGCACCTGCTGTGATCCGTACACCCCTTGTAGATATGATGCCCGAAAAACAGGTAAGCTATATGACCGATAAGATCCCGATGAAAAGATGTGGCACACTTGAAGAAGCCGCCAACCTGGCACTCTATATTGTTTCACCAGCCAATAGCTTCACCACTGGTTTTACATTTGACCTGTCGGGTGGAAGGGCTACGTATTAA
- a CDS encoding dihydrodipicolinate synthase family protein — MKLSDDLLQGVIPIIPTPFKENEEIDEAALRNLVDFACSCGIQAACLPAYASEFYKLTDDEKLQVVKIAVDQAKGRIKIVAQSNHPSLRSAIRLAQENVKNGADIVSLAVPRIFSLPEDSLMEYLSGFLASVPETPVLIQDFNPGGASISPAFIKKLMDKHPNFKYLKLEEPLCAPKFEEIIRVTEGKVGLFEGWGGLYMLELIPVGIAGVMPGLGVADILQKVFELRKSGQHDKAFTSFERIMPQIFFSLQNMELFHYAEKELLTARGILSNSIARKAAYVPDDSSRSYIAELNERVLALVEDLSK, encoded by the coding sequence ATGAAATTAAGCGACGATTTATTGCAGGGAGTCATTCCAATCATCCCGACTCCTTTTAAGGAAAACGAAGAAATAGATGAAGCTGCCTTAAGAAACCTGGTAGATTTTGCCTGCTCCTGCGGAATCCAGGCTGCCTGTCTTCCGGCTTATGCCAGTGAGTTCTATAAACTGACCGATGACGAAAAATTACAGGTCGTAAAAATTGCAGTGGACCAGGCCAAGGGACGCATCAAGATCGTTGCCCAGTCCAACCACCCTTCATTGCGATCGGCCATCCGCCTGGCGCAGGAAAATGTGAAAAATGGCGCGGATATTGTCTCCCTCGCGGTTCCAAGGATTTTCAGCCTGCCTGAAGACTCGCTGATGGAATATCTTTCAGGATTCCTTGCTTCCGTTCCTGAAACACCCGTGCTGATCCAGGACTTCAATCCGGGTGGCGCTTCGATATCACCAGCATTTATTAAAAAGTTGATGGACAAACATCCCAATTTCAAATACCTGAAACTGGAAGAGCCGCTCTGTGCACCAAAATTCGAAGAGATCATCAGGGTAACAGAGGGGAAAGTAGGCCTCTTTGAAGGATGGGGCGGATTGTATATGCTGGAACTGATCCCGGTGGGCATTGCCGGTGTAATGCCCGGACTGGGTGTAGCAGATATCCTGCAAAAAGTTTTTGAACTAAGGAAATCAGGCCAACACGATAAAGCATTCACCAGTTTTGAAAGGATTATGCCCCAGATATTCTTCTCCCTGCAGAACATGGAATTGTTCCACTATGCAGAAAAAGAATTGCTAACGGCAAGGGGCATCCTCTCGAACAGTATTGCCCGCAAAGCAGCGTATGTACCCGATGATTCATCCCGCAGTTATATTGCAGAACTCAATGAAAGGGTACTGGCCCTGGTAGAGGACCTTTCGAAGTAA
- a CDS encoding DMT family transporter, whose amino-acid sequence MNKKLGAWILLFCCNLMWALQFTGIKLIQDEVGPYFTVWGPMLFSLILLLPFVAKDYRKNKRKPRDIMAFLPLAALGAFPSQVLMTVGTRFSLASNAAIMVLILPVLTALLAFLILKEKMTRIRWICFAIALIGVILCSTNDIKQMNFGSEYAMGNLLIFLALIGNAYYNVGCKKIAHQFSGMEMVFYTYLFMVMLLSPFVLYYEADIFSRIGSFTKDTWLGLANLTILHNFLSMVLFFIALKHLEATDVALSNYLIAFFGVPIAAFWLGEKLGTSAIIGGSLVFVSMLVLTLVESYGKNKNLTLE is encoded by the coding sequence ATGAATAAAAAATTAGGTGCCTGGATCCTTTTGTTTTGCTGCAACCTGATGTGGGCCCTGCAATTCACCGGGATAAAGCTCATCCAGGATGAAGTTGGTCCATATTTTACCGTCTGGGGACCAATGCTGTTCTCCCTGATTCTGTTGTTGCCTTTCGTAGCCAAAGATTACAGGAAGAACAAAAGAAAACCTAGAGATATCATGGCCTTTTTGCCACTGGCAGCACTTGGAGCATTCCCTTCCCAGGTACTCATGACCGTTGGTACACGCTTTTCACTGGCCAGTAATGCCGCAATCATGGTATTGATATTACCGGTCCTCACTGCCTTGCTGGCCTTCCTGATCCTGAAGGAAAAAATGACCCGCATCCGGTGGATCTGCTTTGCCATTGCACTCATTGGGGTAATCCTATGCTCCACCAATGATATCAAGCAAATGAATTTTGGTTCTGAATATGCAATGGGTAACCTGCTCATTTTCCTGGCCCTCATCGGGAATGCTTACTACAATGTGGGCTGTAAAAAAATTGCCCACCAGTTCAGTGGTATGGAAATGGTCTTCTATACCTACCTGTTCATGGTTATGCTGCTTTCGCCTTTTGTGCTGTATTATGAAGCGGATATATTTTCACGCATCGGCTCCTTTACAAAAGATACCTGGCTTGGACTGGCCAACCTGACCATACTGCACAATTTCCTGTCGATGGTACTTTTTTTCATCGCCCTGAAACACCTGGAAGCCACAGATGTAGCACTGTCCAATTACCTTATTGCCTTTTTCGGAGTGCCCATCGCCGCTTTTTGGCTGGGTGAAAAACTGGGCACATCAGCGATTATCGGCGGGTCATTGGTATTTGTATCGATGCTGGTACTGACCCTGGTAGAAAGTTATGGTAAAAACAAAAATTTGACTTTAGAATAA
- a CDS encoding mandelate racemase/muconate lactonizing enzyme family protein, translating to MKPTCIQSIVATEVVVPAKPGSLNSSDVLDKDTSFAKKFLTGESWTDFAIQPKWILQVNLVNGLTGIGETYRSASPEKLKEAIDGLIGKDILALNWRRLPVTDQRIYESFETAILDLLGKIVQVPIHQLLGGAYRDKVDCMGWTGRRNPEDAAQKAYEAMQKGHKMFKFKCSDEDPVRLWTEAIRKKCGTGIKLILDPNQRWNDVATTMQLMEGVDEEIMFGLEDPIKHEDVEGFVALRKALKIPLFRHISLPYTQDIRDIIPCIKADSADGYNFNGSAYNSLLLAEIAHLEGKSCWRGSEVDLGLSETMGLHIAAASINCTIPSDIFGELVRVDDLITTGIRFEGGAAIVPQGPGLGVELDLEAVSRYATGNMIKTEQA from the coding sequence ATGAAACCAACATGTATTCAATCGATTGTTGCAACGGAGGTGGTTGTTCCTGCTAAACCGGGCAGCCTGAATTCTTCAGATGTGCTGGACAAGGATACATCCTTTGCGAAAAAATTCCTGACCGGGGAAAGCTGGACTGATTTTGCCATACAGCCAAAGTGGATTCTCCAGGTCAATTTGGTAAATGGCCTTACCGGAATTGGTGAGACTTACCGGTCGGCATCACCCGAAAAATTAAAAGAAGCGATTGATGGGTTGATCGGAAAAGATATACTGGCACTCAACTGGCGCCGGCTACCGGTAACAGACCAGCGCATTTATGAATCCTTTGAAACGGCCATCCTTGACCTGCTGGGAAAAATAGTACAGGTGCCTATCCATCAATTGCTGGGTGGCGCCTATCGTGACAAGGTCGATTGCATGGGCTGGACAGGCAGGCGGAATCCTGAAGATGCGGCACAGAAAGCGTATGAGGCCATGCAAAAGGGACATAAAATGTTCAAGTTCAAATGTTCAGATGAAGACCCGGTGAGGTTATGGACGGAAGCCATCAGGAAGAAATGCGGTACGGGAATAAAGCTTATCCTGGATCCCAACCAACGCTGGAATGATGTGGCAACCACAATGCAACTGATGGAAGGTGTTGATGAAGAAATCATGTTTGGCCTTGAAGACCCGATCAAACATGAAGATGTTGAAGGATTTGTGGCCTTGCGTAAAGCCCTGAAAATTCCCTTGTTCCGCCATATCTCCCTGCCATATACCCAGGACATCAGGGATATAATTCCCTGCATAAAAGCAGATTCAGCAGATGGCTACAATTTCAATGGTTCGGCATATAACAGCCTGCTACTCGCCGAGATCGCACACCTGGAAGGCAAGTCCTGCTGGCGCGGTTCTGAAGTGGACCTTGGCCTTTCAGAAACCATGGGCCTGCATATTGCTGCTGCCAGCATCAATTGCACCATCCCTTCAGATATTTTCGGTGAACTGGTTCGTGTGGATGACCTCATTACTACTGGTATCCGGTTTGAGGGTGGCGCTGCAATTGTTCCGCAGGGACCAGGCCTGGGTGTGGAACTTGACCTGGAAGCGGTGAGCCGTTACGCCACAGGAAATATGATTAAAACAGAACAAGCATAA
- a CDS encoding 3-hydroxyacyl-CoA dehydrogenase family protein codes for MEQKQRIGTVGLGLMGSSIATCILAAGHPVTALTNQVATAGEARVRIRGYLQELKEEGLLQEDPAETINRLLITDNIELLRGHDIVIESIIESPEEKKKLYRQLETVLEPTAIIGSNTSAIPVSFLQDGLQYPQRLFGIHWAEPAHITRFMEVICGKQSDLQLAGKVIALAASWGKEPSLLKKDIRGFITNRIMYAMLRESFFLVENGYATVEDVDRSLRNDLGYWITFAGPFRFMDLTGIPAYRAVMKDLFPELSNATEVPAAIEDLVAAGAKGVSNAKGFYPYTEETAKKWEELFVQFSYEIRKLAEKYPQNIGEK; via the coding sequence ATGGAGCAAAAACAGCGCATTGGAACAGTAGGCCTCGGTCTCATGGGCAGCAGTATTGCAACCTGCATTTTAGCGGCCGGCCACCCTGTGACTGCATTGACCAACCAGGTCGCAACTGCTGGTGAAGCCCGTGTGCGCATCCGGGGATACCTGCAGGAATTAAAAGAAGAAGGCCTTTTACAGGAAGATCCGGCAGAGACCATCAACCGCCTGCTGATTACCGATAATATTGAATTGCTGCGGGGCCATGACATCGTGATCGAGTCAATCATAGAAAGCCCTGAAGAAAAGAAAAAATTATACCGCCAACTAGAAACTGTTTTGGAACCCACGGCCATCATCGGCAGTAATACTTCAGCAATCCCGGTTTCATTCCTGCAGGATGGGCTGCAATACCCGCAGCGACTCTTTGGGATCCACTGGGCGGAACCCGCCCATATCACCCGATTTATGGAAGTGATCTGCGGGAAACAATCTGACCTGCAATTAGCAGGAAAAGTAATCGCCCTTGCAGCTTCATGGGGCAAAGAGCCCTCGCTGCTGAAAAAAGATATCCGTGGATTCATTACTAACAGGATCATGTATGCGATGTTGCGTGAATCCTTCTTCCTGGTGGAGAATGGTTACGCAACCGTGGAAGACGTGGACAGGTCCTTACGCAACGACCTGGGTTACTGGATCACATTTGCCGGACCTTTCCGTTTTATGGACCTGACCGGCATCCCGGCATATCGCGCGGTCATGAAAGACCTCTTTCCTGAGCTGAGTAATGCGACAGAAGTCCCGGCTGCCATCGAAGACCTTGTGGCTGCTGGTGCAAAAGGTGTGAGCAATGCAAAAGGATTTTATCCCTATACCGAAGAAACGGCAAAAAAATGGGAGGAATTATTTGTACAGTTCAGTTATGAGATCCGGAAACTCGCAGAAAAGTACCCACAAAATATTGGTGAAAAATGA
- a CDS encoding RidA family protein, producing the protein MKKEIRHPDKQSHTGSYSAGVIAGDFLFISGQGPLDLASGQVVRGTIEEETLLTLSHIKKIIEAAGASTDNIVKCTVHLKDINDFDRYDKAYASFFSGILPARTTVQSVLWDGIKVEIDAIVYLK; encoded by the coding sequence GTGAAAAAGGAAATCAGGCATCCCGATAAACAATCCCATACCGGCTCTTATTCAGCCGGTGTGATTGCCGGAGATTTTTTATTTATCAGTGGCCAGGGGCCGCTCGACCTGGCTTCCGGCCAGGTGGTGCGTGGTACTATAGAAGAAGAAACGCTGCTTACTTTATCCCATATCAAAAAGATAATTGAGGCAGCAGGTGCATCGACAGACAATATCGTGAAATGTACCGTGCACCTGAAAGACATCAATGATTTTGACCGTTACGATAAAGCCTATGCCTCTTTTTTCAGTGGCATACTACCGGCACGGACAACCGTTCAATCGGTTTTATGGGATGGTATTAAAGTAGAGATTGATGCAATCGTATATCTAAAATGA
- a CDS encoding creatininase family protein, whose product MLFTSETYTTLGAAGNRILLLPLGATEQHGPHLGVGTDTDIVSSLAVAAELQRMDKVVLAPTLPYGSSHHHLPFGGTMSLSADLYVQVIIDLVRSLLQCGFRRIVLLNGHGGNITPVKQALSLLSKEFDNQVPGYIALATYWELAGSAFSGDKPMESPALSHACEYETSLMLHLFPEKVRMGNVKRAVRPAQNGYIAFEDDIPYKGVSIVKQTAFISDNGCSGEPQLATKEKGDHLYQKALTAILSFLDDFATWPILENLKNK is encoded by the coding sequence ATGCTATTTACAAGTGAAACATATACAACCCTTGGCGCTGCCGGCAACAGGATACTGCTGTTGCCACTCGGTGCTACGGAACAGCATGGTCCACACCTGGGTGTTGGTACAGATACCGATATTGTCAGCAGCCTGGCCGTTGCTGCTGAATTACAAAGGATGGACAAGGTCGTCCTGGCGCCTACATTGCCATACGGGTCGAGCCATCATCACCTGCCCTTCGGTGGCACCATGAGTTTATCTGCTGACTTATATGTGCAGGTAATCATTGATCTCGTAAGGTCCCTTTTACAATGTGGCTTCAGGAGAATTGTATTGCTGAATGGGCATGGCGGAAATATCACCCCGGTCAAACAGGCCTTATCGTTATTAAGTAAGGAGTTCGATAACCAGGTTCCGGGCTATATCGCACTGGCTACATACTGGGAGCTGGCTGGATCAGCCTTCAGTGGCGATAAGCCAATGGAGAGTCCGGCTTTAAGCCATGCCTGCGAATATGAGACCAGCCTTATGCTGCACCTGTTCCCTGAAAAAGTGCGGATGGGGAATGTTAAGCGAGCGGTAAGGCCAGCGCAAAATGGTTATATCGCATTTGAAGATGATATTCCTTACAAAGGTGTTTCCATTGTGAAACAAACTGCCTTTATATCTGACAATGGATGCAGTGGCGAACCGCAGCTGGCAACGAAAGAAAAAGGCGATCATTTATACCAGAAAGCCCTAACAGCCATCCTCAGTTTTTTGGATGACTTTGCCACATGGCCCATATTAGAAAACCTGAAAAATAAATAA